The Terriglobales bacterium genomic sequence CATGAAGATCGACGGGGCGGGCCTGGGCAACGCGGTCGCGCGCTTCTTCGTCGTCTTCGGGCGCGTGCCGTTCTTCTATTACGTGCTGCACCTCTACGTGGTGCACCTGCTGGCGTATTTCGCGGCGCTGGCCACCGGGCAGCCCGCGCACTGGCTGCTGCGCGGCGCGATGTTCGCCAACCCGCTGCCCGCCGGCTACGGACACCACCTGCCGTTCCTCTACGCCACGTGGGCGCTCGCCATCGCCATCCTGTACTTCCCCTGCCGGTGGTTCATGCACCTGAAGCAGCGGCGACGCGACTGGTGGCTGAGCTACTTGTAGAAAAGAAATCGCCGGCCGCAGCCGGCGATGCTGAGCTCCGCGGCGCTACCTGGGCCACAACCAGCCGAAGCTGCCGGCGATGAGCAGCGCGTAGATCAGGCCGTCGGCCATCTCCTTCACCACGAAGCTCCACGGCATGCTTTTCCAGATGCCGTTGGCCATGTTGGCCAGGCCGAGCGCGAGGAAGGCGCCGGTGCCCACCACGCGGAACACCTGCAGGTAGTGCGTGCCGGGCGCGAGCGTGCGCGAGGCCAGGTATGCCACGAAGAAGTTCACGATCAGCAGGAACACGAACCACAGGCCGAGGTACTTGCCCATGGTGACCTCGCCGGCGGGCATGACGGTGACGATGGTGTTGGGCCCCTGCTTGAATTTCTCCTTCGCCTCGGGCGACTTCATCTGCTCATGGGTGCAGTGCGGCGTCATGTAGAGGCCGGGCGCCGCGCCGCGCATCGCCGCGCGCGCCGCCTCTTCGTCGGGCAGTTTCTTGTAGTCGTTCTTGTGATAGGGCAGGACCATGTGCAGGATGGCGCTGGCGACGAACGCGATCACCGCGCCCACCACGATGGGAAGCCATAGCGAGACCAGAGGGACCATTCGAATCGCTCCTTGCGCTGATTTTTTTGGCCAGGGTTCTAGGCTGGATGTAGTGGGCGCAGCCTACGCCCGCGCCGAGCAACGGTCAAGCAGGCGCGCCCGGCAGTGCTTAGGTCAGCGCGGCGAGCAGGGCGTGGGGACCGTCGCCCACCTGCACCACGCGGTCGGCGCGGATGGGGATGAACCACCCCGAAGCCACGAACACCACGCGCGCCTTGGGGTTGATCTTGCGGAACGCCTCGGTGACGGCGGTGGCGACCTCGGAAGGGACGGTGTGTCCGACGACGAGGGCGTCGAATTCGCCGCCCGCGATGGCCTGCTCGGCCTCGATCCGGGTGGCCGCGGTGGAGACCTGGAGCCCGTGATCGCGCAGCAGCAGCGCCCGCGCCGCGGCCAGGTCAGGGTCGGCGCATACCGACAGGATGTGGTTGGTCTTGCTCACACCCTGAGGATGGCCTAAACCGGGAAGTCGCACAAATTACTGAGGTAATGAGGGTAACGTTACCTCCATTACGAGATAACGTTACCGCCGTTCTGAGCCCGTCGATCGTGTGGGTTAGCGGCTACTGCTTGACGGCCTCGACCACCGCGAGCGGCGAGGCGTTGCGCACCACGCGCGTGAGGCGGAAGCCGGCGCCGGCGAACAGCGCGCGGAACTCCTCTTCGGTGCGCTCGCGTCCGCCGGGCAGCGCCAGCATCTCCAGGTCGATCCACTTGCCGAGGTCGGGGTCGTTGCCGGGGACGAGCACGCTCTCGATGAGCATGAGCCTGCCGCCGGCGGGGAGCGCGCGGTGGCAGTTCTGCAGGATCGCGCGCGCCTCGGGGTCGTTCCAGTCGTGGATGATGTGCTTCATCACGATGGCGTCGCCCTGGGGCACTTGCTGGAAGAAGTCACCGGACTCGACGCGCACCCGGCTGGAGATCGCAGCGGGCAGCTTGGCGATGCGCTCGCGCGCGCCCGCGGTGACGCGCTCCATGTCGAACAGCACGCCGCGCATCGCGGGATACTTTTCCAGGATGGCGGTGAGGACGAAGCCGTGCCCGCCGGCGACGTCGACCAGCGTCCCGATGCCGCCGAAGTCATAGGTCTCGAGCACGGCGGGGATGACGACGGCGCTGAAGCCGGTCATGGCGTCGTCGAAGATGCGGGCGAAGCGCGGGTCCGTGCCGAAGTAGTCCCAGCAGTTCATGCCCCAGGCGGGCTGGCAGAGCGTCTCGCCGGTGGCGACGGAGTGCGGGAAGTGCGCGTAGGCCTTCATGTGGACGGGGTCGCCCATCCACTCGACCATGGCGCGGAGCGGGCCGGCGTCGCGGCGCAGCAGGTCGCTGGTCAGCGTGTTGGCGAAGACGCGCGGCGCGCGCTCCTCGAAGA encodes the following:
- a CDS encoding methyltransferase, with amino-acid sequence MSTAPKPPQSASAAQSEPLAPPRPDQLLMQLATGYMASAALHIAASHGLADLLAKGPKPVAELARAANLNEDALYRVLRALASAGVFEERAPRVFANTLTSDLLRRDAGPLRAMVEWMGDPVHMKAYAHFPHSVATGETLCQPAWGMNCWDYFGTDPRFARIFDDAMTGFSAVVIPAVLETYDFGGIGTLVDVAGGHGFVLTAILEKYPAMRGVLFDMERVTAGARERIAKLPAAISSRVRVESGDFFQQVPQGDAIVMKHIIHDWNDPEARAILQNCHRALPAGGRLMLIESVLVPGNDPDLGKWIDLEMLALPGGRERTEEEFRALFAGAGFRLTRVVRNASPLAVVEAVKQ